One part of the Cyclobacteriaceae bacterium genome encodes these proteins:
- the ettA gene encoding energy-dependent translational throttle protein EttA: MADEKIIFSMSGVSKIYPPNKQVLKDIYLSFFYGAKIGVLGLNGSGKSSLLRIIAGIDKEYQGEVVSDLGYSVGLLEQEPQLDKTKTVKEIVEEGVHETVALLKEFEAINEKFADPALMDDPDAMDKLIQRQGEVQEKLDAVGAWELDHKLERAMDALRCPPPDAKVEHLSGGEKRRVALCRLLLKEPDVLLLDEPTNHLDAESVLWLEEHLRQYKGTIIAVTHDRYFLDNVAGWILELDRGEGIPWKGNYSSWLDQKQKRLAQEEKTESKRQKTLERELEWVRMNPKGRQAKAKARLSAYEKLLTQETKEREEKLELYIPPGPRLGNKVIEAHGVAKAYGDKLLYENLTFSLPPAGIVGIIGPNGAGKTTLFKMIVGKEKPDAGTFEVGETVQIAYVDQEHDDLKPEDTVFQAITGGNDLIMLGGREMNSRAYVGKFNFNGTDQQKKVKELSGGMRNRVHLAIALKQGGNLLLLDEPTNDLDVNTLRALEEALENFAGCAVIISHDRWFLDRVCTHILAFEGDSQVFWFEGSFSEYEENKKKRLGDDQPHRIRYKKLVK; encoded by the coding sequence ATGGCTGACGAAAAAATAATTTTCTCCATGTCGGGTGTGAGTAAAATTTACCCGCCCAACAAACAGGTTTTAAAAGACATATACCTCTCCTTCTTTTACGGGGCGAAAATTGGTGTGCTGGGGTTAAATGGTTCCGGTAAATCGTCCCTGCTGCGCATCATTGCCGGCATCGATAAAGAATACCAGGGCGAAGTGGTATCCGATCTCGGTTATTCCGTAGGCTTACTGGAGCAGGAACCTCAACTGGATAAGACTAAAACGGTTAAAGAGATTGTTGAAGAAGGTGTTCACGAAACGGTGGCCTTGCTGAAGGAGTTCGAAGCCATTAACGAAAAATTTGCCGACCCTGCGCTGATGGATGACCCGGATGCGATGGACAAACTTATTCAACGCCAGGGCGAAGTGCAGGAAAAGCTGGATGCCGTTGGTGCGTGGGAACTGGACCATAAATTGGAGCGTGCCATGGATGCACTGCGTTGCCCACCACCCGATGCAAAAGTTGAGCACCTCTCAGGTGGTGAAAAGAGGCGCGTAGCCTTGTGCCGGTTGTTATTGAAAGAACCCGATGTGTTGTTGTTGGATGAACCAACCAACCACCTGGATGCTGAATCGGTGCTGTGGCTGGAAGAACACTTACGTCAATACAAAGGAACAATTATCGCGGTAACCCACGATCGTTATTTTTTAGACAATGTTGCCGGTTGGATCCTTGAGCTTGATCGCGGGGAAGGTATTCCATGGAAAGGAAATTATTCATCGTGGCTTGACCAGAAGCAAAAACGATTGGCCCAGGAAGAGAAAACAGAATCCAAGCGCCAAAAAACGCTGGAGCGTGAGTTGGAGTGGGTGCGTATGAACCCCAAAGGCAGGCAAGCAAAAGCCAAAGCGCGTTTAAGTGCCTATGAAAAATTGTTGACACAGGAAACAAAAGAGCGAGAAGAAAAACTGGAATTATACATCCCTCCGGGACCACGTTTGGGTAACAAGGTTATTGAAGCCCATGGTGTTGCCAAAGCCTATGGCGACAAGCTCTTATATGAAAATTTAACGTTCTCCCTGCCACCCGCAGGTATTGTTGGTATTATTGGGCCGAACGGTGCGGGTAAAACCACATTGTTCAAGATGATCGTTGGCAAAGAAAAGCCCGATGCCGGAACATTTGAAGTAGGCGAAACCGTACAGATTGCTTATGTAGATCAGGAGCATGACGATTTGAAACCCGAGGATACCGTATTTCAAGCCATAACAGGTGGTAACGATCTCATCATGCTGGGCGGAAGGGAAATGAACTCACGTGCCTATGTTGGTAAGTTCAACTTTAACGGAACCGATCAGCAGAAAAAAGTGAAAGAACTTTCCGGTGGTATGCGCAACCGTGTACACCTGGCCATAGCGTTAAAGCAAGGTGGTAACTTATTGTTACTGGATGAACCTACCAACGATTTAGATGTAAACACCTTGCGTGCACTGGAAGAAGCGTTGGAGAACTTTGCAGGCTGTGCCGTGATTATCTCTCACGATCGTTGGTTCCTTGACCGGGTATGTACACACATCCTTGCCTTTGAAGGTGACTCGCAGGTATTTTGGTTTGAAGGAAGCTTCAGCGAGTATGAAGAGAACAAGAAAAAACGATTGGGCGATGATCAACCGCATCGGATTAGATATAAGAAACTCGTTAAATAA
- a CDS encoding DUF2795 domain-containing protein: protein MYWTLELASYLEDAPWPATKDELIDYSIRSGAPLEVVENLQELEDDGQPYESIEEIWPDYPTKEDFFFNEDEY from the coding sequence ATGTATTGGACCCTTGAACTTGCTTCCTACCTGGAAGATGCCCCCTGGCCGGCAACAAAAGATGAGTTGATTGATTACTCTATTCGCTCGGGCGCCCCGCTGGAGGTGGTGGAAAACTTGCAGGAATTGGAAGATGACGGCCAACCCTATGAAAGCATCGAAGAAATATGGCCGGATTATCCTACCAAGGAAGATTTCTTCTTCAATGAAGACGAATATTGA
- a CDS encoding 2-C-methyl-D-erythritol 4-phosphate cytidylyltransferase, protein MNNNEYALIVAGGKGTRIKSKVPKQFLDIDGLPILMHTINAFYTYSPTIKVVVVLPEDDFPLWNELCLLHNYHKPLMLEKGGESRFQSVRNGLAKIETDGLVAIHDGVRPLVSSDIIAASFRLAAVHGSAVAAVRLKESIRMTDQDNTKAMDRSKFRLIQTPQTFRVNLIKHAYELKEDASLTDDASVAEKAGHTISLFEGSYENIKITTAEDLVIAEALWASKK, encoded by the coding sequence ATGAACAATAACGAATACGCCCTTATTGTTGCCGGTGGAAAAGGTACCCGCATAAAAAGCAAAGTACCCAAGCAATTTTTAGATATTGATGGTTTGCCCATTCTTATGCACACCATTAATGCATTTTACACTTACTCACCAACCATAAAGGTTGTTGTGGTGCTGCCCGAAGATGATTTTCCGCTGTGGAATGAGTTGTGCCTGCTCCATAATTACCACAAACCCTTGATGCTTGAAAAAGGTGGTGAATCACGTTTTCAATCTGTTCGAAATGGTTTGGCAAAAATCGAAACTGATGGATTGGTAGCCATACACGATGGAGTGCGCCCGCTGGTTAGTTCAGATATTATTGCTGCATCGTTTCGCCTGGCGGCCGTTCATGGATCAGCCGTTGCTGCCGTACGGTTAAAAGAATCCATTCGCATGACCGATCAGGACAACACCAAAGCCATGGATCGTTCGAAATTCAGGTTAATTCAAACCCCGCAAACCTTTCGCGTTAATTTAATCAAACACGCTTACGAATTAAAAGAAGATGCGAGCCTGACCGATGATGCCAGTGTTGCGGAAAAAGCAGGACACACCATATCGCTTTTTGAAGGCAGCTACGAAAACATAAAAATCACTACTGCAGAAGACCTGGTGATTGCCGAAGCCTTGTGGGCATCAAAAAAATAA
- the queA gene encoding tRNA preQ1(34) S-adenosylmethionine ribosyltransferase-isomerase QueA yields MKLSEFKFDLPNNLIALRPAENRDEARLMVVHKDSGKIEHKIFKDVVDYFDNGDVMVANDTMVFPARLYGRKEKTGAKIEVFLLRELNAEMHLWDVLVDPARKIRVGNKLYFGNGDLVAEVIDNTTSRGRTIRFLFDGDAEAFDKVIETLGETPLPKYIKRKVEAEDKERFQTIFAKNKGAVSAPTAGMHFTRQLVKRLQLKGVDMAYITLHIGLGTFRPVDVEDLTKHKMDSENFIVGPEVVAKANKALDNKHRVCAIGTTSMRALESAVSATNRLKVKEGWTDKFIFPPYDFKICNAMITNFHMPESTLLMMAAAFGGFDLIMEAYKVAKKEKYKFLTYGDAMLII; encoded by the coding sequence ATGAAGCTATCCGAATTTAAGTTTGACCTCCCCAACAACCTGATTGCACTCCGACCTGCCGAAAACCGCGATGAAGCCCGCCTGATGGTGGTTCATAAAGATTCCGGCAAAATCGAACATAAAATTTTCAAGGATGTTGTCGATTACTTCGACAACGGGGACGTTATGGTAGCCAATGATACTATGGTATTCCCGGCAAGGCTTTATGGTCGAAAAGAAAAGACTGGCGCTAAAATTGAAGTTTTTCTATTGCGCGAACTTAATGCCGAAATGCACCTGTGGGACGTATTGGTAGACCCCGCACGAAAAATAAGGGTTGGCAATAAACTCTATTTCGGAAATGGCGACCTGGTGGCTGAGGTTATTGATAACACCACCTCACGCGGAAGAACAATACGCTTTCTTTTTGATGGAGATGCCGAGGCGTTTGATAAAGTAATTGAAACCCTTGGCGAAACCCCGCTTCCCAAATACATAAAACGTAAAGTAGAGGCGGAAGACAAGGAAAGGTTCCAGACCATTTTCGCCAAAAACAAAGGAGCCGTTTCAGCACCAACAGCCGGTATGCATTTTACCCGCCAATTGGTTAAACGCCTGCAACTTAAAGGAGTTGACATGGCCTACATTACCCTGCACATCGGCCTGGGCACTTTCCGCCCGGTAGATGTGGAGGACCTTACCAAGCATAAAATGGATTCCGAAAATTTTATTGTAGGCCCCGAGGTTGTTGCTAAAGCAAACAAGGCCCTGGACAACAAACACCGCGTGTGCGCCATCGGAACAACATCCATGCGTGCATTGGAATCGGCTGTTTCGGCCACCAACCGGTTAAAGGTTAAAGAAGGCTGGACCGATAAATTTATTTTCCCGCCTTACGATTTTAAGATCTGCAATGCCATGATCACCAACTTCCACATGCCCGAATCAACTTTATTGATGATGGCTGCTGCTTTTGGAGGCTTTGATTTGATTATGGAAGCATACAAGGTGGCCAAGAAGGAGAAATACAAGTTTCTTACTTACGGTGACGCCATGCTGATTATCTGA
- a CDS encoding ABC transporter permease — MKVIRQILESFRFAWSALKSNLLRTILSLLGVTVGIFAIIAVLTLVDSLEKNIKEGLSFVGTGVIYVQKMPWLPESGGDYKWWEYFRRPNPSYAEYRFLKENLKTISAITILSDRNNSILKRDNNSIGQVRVVGGSENYELVYEVPVEKGRYLTGDELAAGRNSVVIGYEVAKALFPGDEDAIGKAIKIKNMKFTVVGVVKQEGQGFFGNTTNDYGAIVPYNAFRKLYPTGTGRWNEAPSSIALKGTDQDIGLVELENEVRGLLRSKRGIRPTQKDSFALNRPEAILNVISGVFDIVGIAGWIIGGFSMLVGGFGIANIMFVSVKERTPIIGLQKSVGAQNYFILFQFLFEAIFLCLIGGLAGLFLVYLITFIPMGSLVVTLSIKNIVLGIGVSTVIGLVSGIVPAAMAARLDPVIAIRA, encoded by the coding sequence ATGAAAGTGATACGTCAAATATTGGAGAGTTTTCGTTTTGCCTGGTCGGCTTTAAAATCCAACCTGTTACGTACTATCCTGTCTTTGCTGGGCGTAACGGTTGGCATATTCGCTATCATTGCTGTGCTTACCCTGGTTGATTCGCTCGAAAAGAATATCAAGGAGGGTTTAAGCTTTGTGGGCACCGGGGTTATCTATGTTCAAAAAATGCCTTGGTTGCCTGAGTCAGGAGGCGACTATAAATGGTGGGAATATTTTCGCAGGCCTAATCCATCGTATGCCGAGTACCGATTTTTGAAAGAGAACTTAAAGACTATTTCGGCCATTACAATACTATCCGACCGCAATAATTCCATACTTAAAAGAGACAATAACAGCATCGGGCAGGTACGCGTAGTGGGCGGGTCGGAGAACTATGAGCTTGTTTATGAAGTGCCCGTTGAAAAGGGAAGATACCTTACCGGTGATGAACTCGCAGCCGGAAGAAACTCGGTGGTGATTGGTTATGAGGTGGCAAAGGCACTGTTTCCCGGTGACGAAGATGCCATAGGGAAAGCAATTAAAATCAAGAACATGAAGTTTACGGTAGTGGGTGTGGTGAAGCAGGAGGGACAAGGATTTTTTGGCAACACCACAAATGACTATGGGGCCATTGTGCCGTATAATGCATTCCGTAAATTATACCCTACCGGTACAGGCCGGTGGAATGAAGCACCCTCCAGTATTGCGTTAAAAGGTACCGATCAGGATATTGGTTTAGTGGAGTTGGAGAACGAGGTGAGGGGATTGTTGCGAAGTAAACGCGGCATAAGGCCAACCCAAAAAGACAGTTTTGCCTTGAACCGGCCCGAGGCAATTTTGAATGTTATCAGCGGTGTATTTGATATTGTTGGAATAGCGGGTTGGATCATCGGAGGGTTTTCCATGTTGGTTGGCGGTTTTGGTATCGCCAACATTATGTTTGTTTCTGTGAAAGAGCGCACGCCTATTATCGGATTACAAAAATCAGTGGGTGCCCAAAATTATTTCATCTTATTTCAATTCTTGTTCGAGGCGATCTTCCTGTGTTTAATCGGTGGGTTAGCCGGGTTGTTCCTGGTTTACCTGATAACGTTTATCCCGATGGGCAGCCTGGTGGTTACCTTATCGATAAAAAATATTGTATTGGGTATCGGAGTTTCCACCGTAATAGGACTTGTCTCCGGTATTGTACCAGCAGCTATGGCGGCCCGGTTAGATCCGGTAATTGCTATACGTGCTTAA
- the recA gene encoding recombinase RecA, translating to MSDAKEKLKALQLTLDKLEKTYGKGTVMKLSDEKVMDVPAISTGSLGLDIALGIGGIPRGRVTEIYGPESSGKTTLTMHMIAEAQKKGGLAAFIDAEHAFDKTYAEKLGIDTENLLISQPDNGEQALEIADHLIRSGAIDIIVIDSVAALVPRGELEGEMGDSKMGLQARLMSQALRKLTGTISKTGCACVFINQLREKIGVMFGNPETTTGGNALKFYASVRLDIRRIGQIKEAADDITGNRVKVKVVKNKVAPPFKVVEFDIMYGRGISKSGEIVDLGVELNVIQKSGSWFSYNGNKLGQGRDAVKQLIEDNPELMEELEGKIKEKIGGEENKKETEVKEK from the coding sequence ATGAGTGACGCAAAAGAAAAATTAAAAGCATTACAGTTAACGCTCGATAAACTGGAAAAGACATACGGCAAAGGCACCGTAATGAAGTTAAGCGATGAAAAGGTGATGGATGTTCCGGCCATCTCCACCGGTTCACTCGGCCTTGATATAGCCCTTGGCATTGGCGGCATTCCGCGCGGTCGTGTTACGGAAATTTATGGCCCTGAATCATCGGGTAAAACCACCCTTACGATGCACATGATTGCCGAGGCGCAAAAAAAGGGCGGATTGGCTGCCTTTATCGATGCCGAGCATGCTTTTGACAAGACTTACGCAGAAAAACTTGGTATTGATACAGAGAATTTACTGATCTCCCAACCCGATAACGGTGAGCAGGCCCTTGAAATTGCCGACCATCTGATCCGTTCGGGTGCTATCGATATAATAGTAATCGACTCTGTTGCTGCCCTTGTGCCCCGTGGCGAATTGGAAGGTGAAATGGGCGACAGTAAAATGGGCTTACAGGCACGCTTAATGTCACAGGCACTTCGAAAATTAACCGGAACCATCAGCAAAACCGGTTGCGCGTGTGTGTTTATCAACCAGCTTCGCGAAAAAATTGGGGTGATGTTTGGGAATCCTGAAACCACCACAGGTGGTAATGCCCTTAAGTTCTACGCATCCGTTCGTTTAGACATCCGCAGGATAGGGCAAATAAAAGAAGCTGCCGATGATATTACCGGTAACCGTGTGAAGGTGAAGGTGGTGAAAAATAAAGTAGCACCTCCGTTTAAAGTTGTTGAATTTGATATCATGTATGGAAGAGGCATCTCCAAATCAGGTGAGATTGTGGACCTTGGGGTTGAACTGAACGTTATTCAAAAATCAGGTTCATGGTTCTCCTACAATGGAAACAAACTTGGCCAGGGCCGTGATGCCGTTAAACAACTCATTGAAGATAATCCGGAACTCATGGAAGAACTGGAAGGAAAAATAAAGGAGAAGATTGGCGGGGAAGAAAACAAAAAAGAAACTGAGGTTAAAGAGAAATAA
- a CDS encoding aminopeptidase, producing MRRLLFGIIKWSLIGIASVLVILSVIFWDLVSYGFRQASGQLHIVWNAKPVEVFLADPAFPDSLKLKLRLVEEVRQYAIDSLGLRDSKNYKTLFDQKGEEIMWVVTASEPFELKEKEWKFPVLGSVPYKGFFDKQRALNEQATLEAEGFDVNVRNPGGWSTLGWFTDPILSNMLLKSDGDLASLIIHEMVHATIFVKDSIDFNENLASFIGDRGAEQFLISKFGSESSLYQSYIQEDKEFLAYVDHILRGCVYLDSVYASIAGKPYQEKVKIKEASIRKVMEAADTLSFTVLLHPSKKHANVLPNNAYFMSFRRYQSKQHNFYKEWQENFKGDLKAYILYLSQQYPFL from the coding sequence ATGCGAAGGCTACTTTTCGGGATTATTAAATGGTCTCTCATCGGTATTGCATCGGTGTTGGTTATTTTATCCGTCATCTTTTGGGACCTGGTTTCTTATGGCTTTCGCCAGGCCAGCGGTCAACTGCATATCGTATGGAATGCTAAACCGGTTGAGGTTTTCCTGGCCGATCCTGCTTTTCCGGATTCACTAAAGCTGAAGCTTCGATTGGTTGAAGAAGTAAGGCAATATGCCATCGACTCACTGGGGTTGAGGGATTCAAAAAACTACAAAACATTGTTCGATCAAAAGGGGGAAGAGATTATGTGGGTAGTAACGGCCAGTGAACCATTTGAATTAAAGGAGAAGGAATGGAAGTTTCCTGTTTTGGGTAGCGTGCCCTACAAAGGTTTTTTCGATAAGCAGCGCGCGCTTAACGAACAGGCCACATTGGAGGCAGAAGGATTTGATGTGAACGTTCGAAATCCGGGTGGATGGTCTACGTTGGGATGGTTTACTGATCCGATACTAAGTAACATGCTGTTGAAATCTGATGGCGACCTGGCCAGTCTGATCATCCATGAAATGGTGCATGCTACCATTTTTGTGAAAGACAGTATCGACTTCAATGAAAACCTGGCTTCGTTTATTGGCGATCGTGGCGCAGAGCAGTTTTTGATCAGTAAGTTTGGTAGCGAAAGTTCACTCTATCAATCCTACATCCAGGAAGACAAGGAATTTCTGGCTTATGTTGATCACATCCTGCGCGGCTGTGTTTATCTAGACAGTGTGTATGCTTCCATTGCCGGCAAGCCATACCAAGAAAAAGTGAAAATCAAAGAAGCGTCTATTCGAAAGGTCATGGAGGCTGCCGATACACTTTCGTTCACGGTATTACTTCACCCCTCTAAAAAACATGCAAACGTATTGCCCAACAACGCTTACTTCATGTCGTTTAGAAGGTACCAGTCGAAGCAACATAACTTTTATAAGGAATGGCAGGAAAATTTCAAAGGCGACTTGAAAGCCTATATTTTATACCTGAGCCAACAGTACCCTTTCTTGTAA
- a CDS encoding response regulator transcription factor produces MGNKPAHKVLVVDDEEPIQELLKYNLEKDGYEVKTAGDGAKAVEIAKKFHPDLVLLDIMMPKMDGVETCRLLREIPELQKTFIVFLTARSEEYSEVAAFDVGADDYITKPIKPRALISRIGALFRREVKKTSPSSSISVGDLTIDRTSYTIKVDGREINLPKKEFELLYFLAKNPNKVFSREDLLQNIWGSDVYVLARTVDVHIRKVREKIGEDYITTVKGVGYKFSLN; encoded by the coding sequence ATGGGAAACAAGCCTGCGCACAAAGTGCTTGTGGTAGACGATGAAGAGCCGATCCAGGAACTTCTTAAGTACAATCTTGAAAAAGATGGGTATGAAGTAAAAACAGCCGGTGATGGTGCCAAGGCTGTTGAGATTGCAAAAAAATTCCATCCCGACCTGGTATTGCTCGATATTATGATGCCGAAGATGGACGGGGTTGAAACCTGTCGGCTGTTGCGCGAAATTCCGGAGTTGCAAAAAACTTTCATTGTTTTCCTTACGGCACGCTCGGAAGAGTACTCGGAGGTAGCGGCCTTTGATGTGGGTGCAGATGATTACATTACAAAACCCATTAAGCCAAGGGCTTTGATCAGCCGCATTGGCGCCTTATTCAGAAGAGAGGTAAAGAAAACCAGTCCGTCAAGTTCTATTTCGGTTGGTGATCTTACCATCGATCGCACCAGTTACACCATTAAAGTTGATGGACGGGAAATTAACCTGCCCAAGAAAGAATTTGAATTGCTCTACTTTTTGGCAAAAAATCCTAACAAGGTATTCAGCCGTGAAGATCTCCTCCAAAACATTTGGGGTTCGGATGTATATGTATTGGCCCGGACGGTTGATGTGCACATCCGTAAAGTGCGGGAGAAAATCGGTGAAGATTACATAACCACCGTTAAAGGTGTGGGCTACAAGTTCAGCTTAAACTAA
- a CDS encoding two-component sensor histidine kinase, whose product MVYSSRVLALLLAICIAVITTLFLTLFKDANTTLLFVAFGISFSVSYILIFIVMEFLIFREINKIYRLMEKLRKRELNKLSKQKSGALNPLEKINEEIFSFAELKQKEIDELRKLEAFRKEFIADVSHELKTPIFAAQGFVHTLLDGAMDDKSVRTKFLKKAAKSLDGLDALVQDLLTLSHIETGQIKMHFESIDLYKLTQEVFEQFEEKADKRNIRLRLEGNPSKEIVYADWQRIFQVMTNLVSNAIKHSHEHGEVEVSFDVSKKFVTTHVRDFGEGIPPEHLGRIFERFYRVDKSRSREKGGTGLGLAIVKHILENHHTKAEVESSLGKGSTFSFKLPRVKTDGQENLESLKSKSDQ is encoded by the coding sequence ATGGTATACAGCTCCAGGGTACTGGCTTTACTGCTCGCAATTTGCATTGCTGTAATCACCACGTTGTTTCTTACTTTATTTAAAGATGCCAACACCACCCTGTTGTTTGTCGCATTCGGTATTAGTTTTTCGGTATCCTACATCCTGATTTTTATTGTAATGGAGTTTTTGATTTTTCGTGAAATCAACAAAATCTATCGGCTCATGGAAAAATTGCGAAAAAGGGAACTCAACAAACTCAGTAAACAAAAATCAGGCGCACTTAACCCCTTGGAAAAAATAAACGAAGAGATTTTTTCATTCGCGGAATTAAAGCAAAAAGAAATTGATGAGTTGCGTAAACTGGAAGCTTTTCGAAAGGAATTCATTGCCGATGTTTCACACGAGTTGAAAACACCCATTTTTGCAGCACAGGGGTTTGTCCACACCTTATTGGATGGCGCCATGGATGACAAATCCGTCCGCACCAAGTTTTTGAAAAAAGCTGCCAAAAGCCTGGACGGTCTTGACGCCCTTGTGCAGGATTTGCTTACGCTTTCGCACATTGAGACCGGCCAAATTAAAATGCACTTTGAAAGCATAGATTTGTACAAACTTACCCAAGAAGTATTTGAGCAATTTGAAGAAAAGGCAGATAAGCGCAACATCAGGCTGCGCCTAGAGGGCAACCCCAGCAAAGAAATTGTTTATGCAGACTGGCAACGGATTTTTCAGGTAATGACCAACCTGGTTTCAAATGCAATCAAACACTCACATGAGCATGGCGAAGTTGAGGTGAGTTTTGATGTCAGCAAAAAATTTGTGACTACCCATGTTCGCGATTTTGGTGAAGGAATACCGCCTGAACACCTGGGGCGCATATTTGAACGTTTTTACAGGGTAGATAAAAGCCGCAGCCGTGAAAAAGGTGGTACTGGCCTTGGTTTGGCCATCGTTAAACACATACTTGAAAACCATCATACCAAGGCCGAAGTAGAAAGCAGTCTTGGAAAGGGTTCTACCTTTAGTTTTAAGCTTCCTCGTGTAAAGACTGATGGGCAGGAAAACCTTGAATCATTAAAATCAAAATCTGATCAATAG
- a CDS encoding RluA family pseudouridine synthase, with translation MKHKLEFEELIIWEDEDFVALNKPPFVSTLEDRTGQLNLLMIARQSNQHLQACHRLDKDTSGVILFAKRPEAYRHVSIQFEKREVEKIYHAVVDGIHDFKNELVNAPIAKSDDGIVKISKRDGKPAQTYFTTLQVYRQHSLVECRPVTGRMHQIRIHLATLKASITGDDQYGGKPFFLSSVKKGFNLKKYSDEQPLMKRMALHARSLTFRLINGESISVEAPYPKDLQALIRQLELNR, from the coding sequence GTGAAGCATAAACTGGAGTTTGAAGAGTTAATAATTTGGGAAGACGAGGATTTCGTTGCGCTCAATAAACCTCCCTTTGTTTCCACACTCGAAGACAGAACAGGGCAGCTAAATCTTTTAATGATCGCCCGCCAATCCAATCAGCACCTGCAGGCCTGCCACCGGTTAGATAAAGACACCTCTGGGGTTATCCTGTTTGCCAAACGGCCGGAAGCATACCGGCATGTTAGCATTCAATTTGAAAAACGTGAAGTTGAGAAAATCTACCACGCGGTAGTTGACGGCATCCACGATTTCAAAAATGAACTTGTTAATGCCCCCATCGCAAAATCGGACGATGGTATCGTTAAAATCAGCAAACGGGATGGGAAGCCAGCCCAAACATATTTTACAACCCTGCAGGTTTACAGGCAGCATTCCCTGGTTGAGTGTCGGCCAGTTACGGGCAGGATGCACCAAATACGCATACACCTGGCTACACTAAAGGCCTCCATTACCGGGGACGATCAGTATGGGGGAAAGCCATTTTTCCTTTCCAGCGTAAAGAAGGGTTTTAACTTAAAGAAATATTCAGATGAACAACCCCTGATGAAGCGGATGGCTTTGCATGCCCGGTCACTGACTTTTCGATTAATTAATGGGGAGTCAATTTCGGTAGAGGCTCCATATCCCAAAGATTTACAGGCACTTATACGCCAATTGGAGTTGAACCGCTAA
- the rplM gene encoding 50S ribosomal protein L13 gives MDHQSYKTTHANKATVEKAWVLVDAKDKVLGRVASQIAHIIKGKHKTSYTPHVDCGDHVVVVNADKVKMTGKKWTDRVIFTHSGYPGGQREHTPANIRAKHPERLVEHAVRGMLPKNRLGRELFRSLHVYAGTEHPHVAQQPKEIKL, from the coding sequence GTGGATCATCAAAGTTATAAAACAACCCACGCCAATAAGGCAACAGTTGAAAAAGCCTGGGTTTTGGTAGATGCCAAAGACAAGGTATTGGGACGTGTGGCAAGTCAAATAGCCCATATTATTAAGGGCAAACACAAAACCAGCTATACACCGCATGTCGATTGTGGCGATCATGTGGTGGTTGTAAATGCCGATAAGGTAAAAATGACAGGTAAAAAATGGACTGACCGTGTGATTTTTACCCACTCAGGTTATCCGGGTGGTCAGCGCGAGCACACGCCCGCCAACATTAGGGCTAAACACCCTGAGCGCCTGGTGGAGCATGCCGTTCGGGGCATGTTGCCCAAGAACAGGTTAGGCCGCGAGTTGTTCCGCAGCCTGCACGTGTATGCAGGTACCGAACATCCACATGTAGCACAGCAACCAAAAGAAATAAAACTATAA
- the rpsI gene encoding 30S ribosomal protein S9 gives MEIFNATGRRKTSVARVYVKPGKGDIQVNARDLKEYFLSEIHQTLVKQPLVALKAENQYDVTINVEGGGIKGQAEAVRLGISRALVAVNAENKPVLRKEGFITRDSRMVERKKPGRRKARKRFQFSKR, from the coding sequence ATGGAGATTTTCAACGCAACGGGTAGAAGGAAGACTTCTGTAGCCAGGGTTTATGTAAAGCCTGGCAAAGGTGACATTCAGGTAAACGCCCGTGATCTCAAGGAATACTTCCTATCTGAGATTCACCAGACACTGGTTAAGCAACCCCTTGTGGCGCTTAAAGCCGAGAATCAGTACGATGTAACCATTAACGTTGAAGGCGGTGGCATTAAAGGCCAGGCCGAAGCCGTTCGATTGGGTATTTCGCGGGCCTTGGTGGCCGTAAATGCCGAAAACAAACCGGTGCTGAGAAAAGAAGGTTTCATTACCCGCGACTCGCGCATGGTAGAACGCAAGAAGCCAGGCAGAAGGAAGGCCAGAAAGAGATTCCAGTTCAGCAAACGTTAA